Genomic segment of Candidatus Poribacteria bacterium:
TCTTTCAGTTCCAACGGTGTCAATTCTTCAACGAGAGGGCTCTCAATGAAGTTCCGATAGGCACGACTGGTATCCGTTTTCGGCATGATATACATCGGGATGATGGCTTGCAACATTGCGGCGCGTTTACGATCTGTTCGATTCACCCCGGCGCGATGCCAGACTCTCGAATCGTAGAGAATATAACTCCCACCCGGTGCCTCAACAACATCTGCATCGGGTCCATTGTAAGGCAATCCATGGGCTGCGCGATAGCCCGGTTGTCTGTAGATGTGTCCCGGTCCCCACTCGTCTGGCGGACCTTCACCGAGTATGTGCGATCCGAGTTTGAAACAGGTTGCGCCATTCTCCTTTCGGAATTCGGAGACGCAGAGATTGCGCTGAACACCCATAACCAATTCAGGGAAATTGTGGGGGGGTATCTCTGGACCGGTGCCTCTCGTGGCAAAAATACCCCAATGATACGGGAAATCGGAATGCCAACCTTGGACATCCCGTTCGCCATCGTCCGGGGCAAGGATCGCGAGACCCGGCGGGTGCCCGAGTCGAATTTCACTCGTTCGCATGTATTGGCGCATCACCCACAAGGACACCGGCTCCGTCGCGGCTTGTGCTACGGCGATACCTTTAACCAACGCGCCTGTACTTCGATCGTATGTTTCATGATCCCACCGACCCGTGCAACTAATCCGCTCCAATTCCTCAACAACATCGGGTGCTATAATGGATGGGAGGCATACCCAACCGTTCTCTTGGAGTGTTTTTAGATACTCCGATGGCAGATGTGCTGGTCCATGTCGAGGGGAAAAGACCGCTCCCTCATCAACCGCTACAGTGCCGTTCCTGGCAAGTTGGTCACCCTTGTAATGAAGATAACAGCCCGTCCCGGACTTCACAGATTCCGCCTTAAGTTTGAGATCGGTGACCACATGACGATACGCAGCACCATCATCAATCGATTCCCATATCGCTTTATCGTCTACATACTCAAAAACTGAGAGTCCATCGTCAGACGCGCCGAGAAATCCACCGTTCGGGGCGCGTAACAACGTCCAATGCCCTGACGGGCGTTCCACACGAACGACGCGTTCCTGGAAAAGTTCATTCTCGTATGCCATAAACCTTCACTCCTTATCTGTTCCCGTATCGGACAAGTTCACCCCAACGCGCTGACGCACTACCACGCATACGCCTCTGGTGCCTCGCCACCGGGACCCACCCAAATCTCATCGAGTTTCGCGAGGACTTCATCGTCCAGTTTCAGTGCCAAGACGGATAAGTTCTCCTCAAGTTGTTCGATCGTCCGCGGTCCGATAATCGGTGCTGTGATGTCTGAATTGCTGAGCACCCATGCCAGGGCAACGTTAGCAGGAGGCTCTCCTATTGAGGCGCAAAGGGTTTCGTATGCTTCAAACTGTGATCGATGCGTCGCAATCGTTTCTCTGTGCGATTCCCTGCCCCGTCGACCGGTGGTCGGGTTATCCAGCACACCGCAGAGCAATCCACCGCCCATCGGGCTATACGGAATCACCGCCAAGCCGAGTTCGCGGCAACACGGTAGGACTTCAAGTTCGATTTTCCGGCTGCGGAGATTATACACACTCTGTTCTGAGACGAGTCCGAGAAAATTGCGTTGCTTCGCAATACCTTGGGCATGTGCAATGTGCCACGCCGCAAAGTTGCTGCTCCCGACGTATGAAATTTTGCCTTCACGGACCAATTGCTCCATCCCCTGCCAAATCTCATCCCACGGTGTTCGGCGATCAATATGGTGCATCTGATAAAGGTCGATATGATCGGTTTGCAGACGACGGAGACTGTCTTCGCATGCCCGACGGATATGGTAAGCAGATAGACGACCGTCGTTAGGTCCTTCACCCGTCGAACCGTACAATTTGGTCGCCAGAACAATCTGATCGCGCCGACTTTTATCTTCAGCCAACCAGTTTCCAACAATCGTCTCCGTTAAACCTTCATTATAGATGTTAGCGGTATCGAAAAAGTTAATTCCGGCTTGCAGTGCCCGACTCAGGACTGGCAACGAATCTTCTGCGGACGTATGTCTCCCAAAATTGACGGTGCCAAGACAAAGACGACTCACCTGTAATCCAGTTCGACCGAGATAGGTATATTCCATAGCGATTGCTCCTGTATGAATGTTGGGACTCTTGAATCTGGCAGCTCAAAAATGTCTGTCAATCATTTTATCAAATCTCGGATTTTTGATTAACAAAAATCTTGTCACGCCGATAAAGGTATGATATATTTGTCTCAGAATTTACGGAGTTTCAAGAGCAAGGGAGGCAGTTCATGCGAATCGCAGTCGGTTGTATCGGACACGAAACCAACACATTCTCACCCGTCCTGACAACTATTGATAACTTCAAAAAAGGGAGTTACCATCGCGGTGACGAAATCATCAACGCGTTCCGCGGCACCCGAACCATTACCGGGGGTTTCCTTGATGTCGCGGAGCAACTCAATTTACAACCCGTCCCGCTTCTGTGGGCGTTCGCGACACCCTCGGGCATGGTGGAACACGCCGCGTATCAGACGCTGAAAACGGAGTTCCTGACCCTGCTACAGAACGCTGGAGAACTTGACGGTGTGCTTCTTGACCTACACGGTGCGATGGTAACAGAGGAACTTGAAGATGCCGAAGGGGACCTGATGCAGGCAGTCCGTGAAACGGTAGGTGAAACATGGATCGTCACAACGCTCGACCTACACGCCAATATCACTGAGAAAATGGCGCACTACGCCGACGTTATCATCGGGTTCGATACCTATCCGCACGTAGATTGCTACGAACGCGGGTTTGAAGCCGGACAACTCCTCTTCGGTATGAACCGAGGTAACGTTCAACCGACGATGGCATACCGTCAACTCCCCTTACTGACCGCACCGCCTGCGCAGTGCACAATGAAATCTCCAATGACAGAAGTAATCAACGCACTGCACGCCCTTGAAACCGAGCGGGGTGTTGTGACAGCAACCCTTTCCATGGGCTTCCCATTTGCGGATATAACGGATGCTGGCGTTTCAGTTCTCGTTACGACCAACGGGGACATGGCACTCGCAGAGACACACGCTGACCGGTTCGCAGCACATATCTGGGAAATGCGTGATCGGTTCACTTTCAACCTACACAGCGTGGAAGCCGCAATTGGAATCGCACACCAAACAGACGGTAATCCGATTGTTCTCGCTGACGGCGCGGATAATCCTGGGGGCGGTGGTCCCTGTGACGGCACAACGATTCTACGAAAGTTTATAGAAGCAGACGTGCAAGACGCGGTGATTGCGGTCATTGCGGATCCCGAATCGGTTGACCAAGCGGTGAAGGCGGGGGTCGGAAATCGCGTTCAGTTGAACGTCGGTGGTAAAACGGACACACAACACGGCGCACCGGTCGCCCTAACAGGGTCAGTCAAAGCACTCTCTGACGGCAGATTCATTCTTAAAGGTCCAATGGGACGCGGCACCGCTGGAAACATGGGCAGAACCGCCGTCGTCCAAATCGGTGGGATTGAGATTATCCTCACGGAAAGACGGATCCAACCTTACGATGCACAGGTTCTTCGGAGCGTTGGGATTGAACCGAAGGCGCGTAAACTCATTGCCCTCAAATCCGCTGTTCATTTCCGCGCAGATTACACACCCATTGCGCACCAAATTTTGGACGTGGATACCCCGGGCGTTCACAGCCCGAACCTGTTTAATTATGACTATCAGAAATTGAGGCGACCCATTTACCCGCTCGATCCAACCCTTACCTATGGTAAAATCGACGCAACCTAAAAGGGGACTGTCTTTCTTTTATAGATAATCAATCATCCATTCAAATGAGAAAAAATATGATAGAAAAGCGTGTCACTGGAAACTACGAAATGAATCTACTGTTGACTGGAGAATCAACCCTTGACCCCGTCAAAGTCTTCTTCTCTGGGGACACCGCGTTAGGTAAAAGGGGGTCCCTTGCTATCTCCAAGGACGGATTCAAGGTTGTCCGCGAAATCAACACCGACACGCAAATCTGGAAAACTTATGATAACATTGGAAAACCACCGTGGAAGGTCAAGATTCTGAAGAAAGGCAATTTTTTCAGGTTTTGGATCAATGACACAACCGGTTGGATCCGCGGTCCATTGGGTGAATGGGAAGATATTTACGAACCGACCAACAACTATCTTGGCGTTGAAATACCATCAGGCATCCAACTCCAATCCTGCACCGTGACAACCCTCCCATGGCTCCAAGAGATTAGCAAACCGGTCATATCCCGTGGTCCCAAAGGTTCTTTCTATGAGAAACAGATCATCCCGGGTGCGATTATAGAATATGATGGTTTGTATTACATGTACGTCATGGCAGGAATGGCAGGCGACGAGGAGGGATCTTCAAGACGGACAATCGGAGTCGCTATGAGTCCTGACTTAAAGCAGTGGAGGGGACATGTTGAACCCCTTATCTCCTATCTCGACACGCCGTATGATAATCTCTATGTTAGCGGCGCTGTCGTTACCGATGACGGACGTGTTGCGATCATGTTCTCTGCGCAGAAGTTTCCAGAGTGGCAAGGATTCATGTTAGCCATGGCGGATCATCCGATGGGTCCATTCACTCAGTATGTGGACAATCCAGTCTATAAACATCCCACGCATGCGCACGAGTTTGATCTCGTTCACGCTGAAGGGTTACCGCATCGCTATCTCCTTTTCTACGCGGGATTTACGCCGGAACCTCAACACGGCCCCGCAGGCGATCGCGGGTACCTCCTATACAGCGACGATTTGGTGAACTGGCACCTCGATAAACAGAATCCGGTCTTTAGTCCCGAAACGTTGGACAACTGGGACGCGATTCACGTCCGACCGAGATCTCTGAATCGGATTGGGGATATGTGGTATCTGTGGTATGAAGGATGTAATACATGGAAACCGGAGGGTGTGTCGCATCACGGTTGGTGGGATACGGTAGGACTGGCCCGCTCAAAAGACCTCGTCAACTGGGAATACTACCCGAGAAATCCTGCGCTGCCCGGTCTCGGCATCAACGCCGACCAATTCGACAGCAACTGGGTCGGTTGGCCCCGTATGTTCGTCAAAGATGGTATCGGATACGTCTTTTACACAGGAAACGCTCAAGTCGGATTACGGACAATTCCGTTGAACGATCTCACTAACTGGCAGACAGAAGGCGGACAAACCTTCGATTTGCTGTAGCACACACGTTTCCTGTAGGAGCGAGCTTTGCTCGCGAATTTGCCAACTTTACTTCTTTTTCACTTTTCCCCACATTGTCGTTAGCAACTCCGGCTGGGGTGAAACAGGCAACGCATACGCCGGGTCAAACCAATCTCCACCGAGATTCCACTCGGTATGTGTCATCTGTGTTTGAACGCCACTGTTTAGATTGATTTTGAAAATTTGAAATCGTCCCATAATTTCTTGTGTATAGAGGAGTTCATCGCCATTTGGTGATAACTTGGGAATTTGTGCGTAATTGCCCGCTTCATCGACAAGTTGTTTGAGTCCGGTGCCGTCTCGGTTGATACTGTAGATGGTCTGTTTATTTTTCCATGCGAGAGGCGCGCGATCAGCCCGCGGGTTGAAGTCCGGTGGGAACGGATGCTTGTTCCAAGAAAAAACAAGTTTGGCACCAGTGGTAGCCCAAGATGGTCGATGTTGCCAAGACATCGCTTTCTTCGGTAGGATAACTCTTCCATGCCTCATAACTTAAAGACACATTTATCGGTGAAAAGGGTGCATACTGCTAAAAAAAAAATGGAAAATTGTTTCAATCCTTTGACAGCGGAAATCCCGTTGGTTCTACGCGAGTAATTCCCACAAACAACAGGGTTCCTTTACAGCCTCACCTTACTCCTTCTTCACTTCCGCCCAAGTTGTTGTGAGTGTCTGTTTCGTTGGCTGAACAGGCAACACCCCCGGATCAAACCAATCGGCGCAAAAATTGTGATCACCACGGGTGAGTTTTTGGGTTTGACCCGTCCGCAAATTGATTTTAAAGAGTTGCGTATGATTTCCGATTTTCTGTTGATAAAGAAGTTCCTCTCCATCTGGAGACCAAGCGGGCTGGGACACCCTCCTACCCTTCTCAGAAACAATCTGCCTGAGTTCCCCACCAAAGCGATTCATCGTGCAGATTGTCCCTTTAGGGAGATCCTTTCTCATTAATGGAACGTGGGCAAAAGCAATTTGGTCGCCATTCGGAGACCAAGCCGGTTCGTCCATTCGCAGCCAAGGCTCCGGATGGATCGTTTCTCGATCACCAGTCTGTGGGTTAGCAAGTCGAAGTTGGTAACTTAGGGGATCTATGGCTTGTGTTAAGTGAAACGCGATCTGTGTTCCGTCAGGAGACCATGCTGGCTCCCCCCCAAGCCAACCTGTCGAAGCGACCCTCCTGGCATTGCGCCCAATCAATCCCCGCAATATAGATAGCCCATTCAGGAAGCTGTGTGTAAGCAATCCATCTTCCATCGGGAGACCATACCGCATATTCTCTATGTGCAAGCGTCTTAAACACTCTCCGCACATCTGTCCCGTCCGCATCCATAATGTAGATGTCCCATTTCCCATCGCGATCGGAGGTAAAAATAATCTGTTCGCCTGTTGGTGACCAATGGGGTGCCATATCACGCGCAGGGCGATTGGTTAATCTGACCGACTGACTCCCGTCTGGATTCATCATATAAATTTCCACATTGCCATCACGGGTAGAGTTAAACACGATTTTCGCAGTTGCTGGAGCGTTTGCCAAAACAGGACATATCGTCTCACACAACAGCATCAGATTGAGTCCAAAAAAGACAGATAAACATGAGCGGTTCATAAGATTCTTCCTCCATCTGGTATCATCAGGTAACTAACCCCTCAAAAAGGAGTTCCCCAATGCCTATTGTATTACTTTTCTGTGAAATAGACGACTTTTTTTCTGCCACTTGAAAAATATCAAATTACCAGAGATATTTCCTGAAAAACGCGGATGCTCTCGAAAGCTACATGTCAGCAAGGTCATAACGATCTTAGTGAATTTTCATCAAAGTTAGTATCGGACTTTTAAGGGCTATTGAACGTATCACATCATTGACCGCCTCTAGAACATCTCGTATATGACAGCAAGTTTCAAACGACAAGCAATTTAATAGAAGTTTTTCGAGGCAAAGTTGATGCCAACAATGCCGCGAATATCATACGCTTGGAAAATGTCAAGATTCATCGGAAACGTTGCCTTGCATATGCCAGCCGTTCTGGAACACCTATATCAATCCAGCTTGCATCGGTACGCAATGTCCAGAGATCGGACACGTACGGGAAAACATCCCGTTCGACCGAGAAACTGTTCCGATCTTTGGAAAATGCATCGGCTATTGTTTCATCGAAAAGATACACCCCGCCATTGATGTATCCTGCAGAATAGGTTAATTGTTTCTCACAGAAGGTTATGATTTTCCCGTTTCTGTCGGATATAATCTGTCCGTACGGACGTATATCATCAACGTACACACTCAACAGCAATCCCGTCATGTCTCGGCGAAAGTAATTTGACATCTCTCGGAGCGAAAAGTTATTAAGGAGCACATCGCCGTTCAGGACGAAAAAGGGTGACGCGG
This window contains:
- a CDS encoding aldo/keto reductase, with translation MEYTYLGRTGLQVSRLCLGTVNFGRHTSAEDSLPVLSRALQAGINFFDTANIYNEGLTETIVGNWLAEDKSRRDQIVLATKLYGSTGEGPNDGRLSAYHIRRACEDSLRRLQTDHIDLYQMHHIDRRTPWDEIWQGMEQLVREGKISYVGSSNFAAWHIAHAQGIAKQRNFLGLVSEQSVYNLRSRKIELEVLPCCRELGLAVIPYSPMGGGLLCGVLDNPTTGRRGRESHRETIATHRSQFEAYETLCASIGEPPANVALAWVLSNSDITAPIIGPRTIEQLEENLSVLALKLDDEVLAKLDEIWVGPGGEAPEAYAW
- a CDS encoding M81 family metallopeptidase — its product is MRIAVGCIGHETNTFSPVLTTIDNFKKGSYHRGDEIINAFRGTRTITGGFLDVAEQLNLQPVPLLWAFATPSGMVEHAAYQTLKTEFLTLLQNAGELDGVLLDLHGAMVTEELEDAEGDLMQAVRETVGETWIVTTLDLHANITEKMAHYADVIIGFDTYPHVDCYERGFEAGQLLFGMNRGNVQPTMAYRQLPLLTAPPAQCTMKSPMTEVINALHALETERGVVTATLSMGFPFADITDAGVSVLVTTNGDMALAETHADRFAAHIWEMRDRFTFNLHSVEAAIGIAHQTDGNPIVLADGADNPGGGGPCDGTTILRKFIEADVQDAVIAVIADPESVDQAVKAGVGNRVQLNVGGKTDTQHGAPVALTGSVKALSDGRFILKGPMGRGTAGNMGRTAVVQIGGIEIILTERRIQPYDAQVLRSVGIEPKARKLIALKSAVHFRADYTPIAHQILDVDTPGVHSPNLFNYDYQKLRRPIYPLDPTLTYGKIDAT
- a CDS encoding NTP transferase domain-containing protein; its protein translation is MILCGGLATRLGETTKTVPKVLIDIADQTVLDWQVQLLKEAGVEEVILASGHLHDVLYERVGIYHNGVRIRYAKEVKRLGTGGAIRNAMKYITASPFFVLNGDVLLNNFSLREMSNYFRRDMTGLLLSVYVDDIRPYGQIISDRNGKIITFCEKQLTYSAGYINGGVYLFDETIADAFSKDRNSFSVERDVFPYVSDLWTLRTDASWIDIGVPERLAYARQRFR
- a CDS encoding phytanoyl-CoA dioxygenase family protein: MAYENELFQERVVRVERPSGHWTLLRAPNGGFLGASDDGLSVFEYVDDKAIWESIDDGAAYRHVVTDLKLKAESVKSGTGCYLHYKGDQLARNGTVAVDEGAVFSPRHGPAHLPSEYLKTLQENGWVCLPSIIAPDVVEELERISCTGRWDHETYDRSTGALVKGIAVAQAATEPVSLWVMRQYMRTSEIRLGHPPGLAILAPDDGERDVQGWHSDFPYHWGIFATRGTGPEIPPHNFPELVMGVQRNLCVSEFRKENGATCFKLGSHILGEGPPDEWGPGHIYRQPGYRAAHGLPYNGPDADVVEAPGGSYILYDSRVWHRAGVNRTDRKRAAMLQAIIPMYIMPKTDTSRAYRNFIESPLVEELTPLELKELKALMITRIEGSGGKHVVTTDAALSEIVE